The Rosa chinensis cultivar Old Blush chromosome 7, RchiOBHm-V2, whole genome shotgun sequence DNA segment GCTTGGATATGAGGCAAGTTACGGTTGTTGAAATCGTCGTTGTCGAATTGGGACAGCTAAGCTGGACTTGATCAAGAACTCGCGAGAAAtatgaaaatggaagagagagagagattggtgAGAGCAGGGGAGCGATGGGCGGCCTCGTCCATGGTGGCGACTTTGATGCAGGAGAAGTGCTCGAGAGAGGAGAAAAAGCCGGAGTAGACGGAGGCGGTGATCGAGCCGGTGAGGATGACGAGGAAGGTGGCCGGTGACGTAGATTCAAGTGAAGGGAGGAGATGCCAGAGGCCGCCAGCGTCGACTTCTGTCCTGGAGTcgatgtgaagagagagagagtggtctGGAGTTGatgtggggagagagagagattgataatGAGTGGCATAAAATATAGTTTATTATTTAAGTTAAAGGTAAAGTTGTCATTTTACGTTCAACTGGGTTAGTGGAAATAAAAATCGGTTGCTAggataagtgagataattttggctcattttggtgctttaggTTAAGGACCCTATATTGTATATAATTGCTCATGCATGGGTCAATTAAGGAAGGTGAATCTCCTTTGTTGTATGAAAAAGGCCAACACGCGGCTATCATACTCACATACATATTTGCATGGCAGAAGATCAATTAAGGATGCTATCAACTTTAATTGCGTggatatatgaatatatatgcaATTAAGACGTTCATAGAGAACAGTTCGCCCAAGAGGAAGGTTACGTCCAAGACTCCAAGAGGCAATTAACattgcctatattctagctaCAACAGAGGCAGATAATTATCTATTATTTACAATAGTTATCAAACTATTAGTGTTTTAATTTGATTCAATGCTAATAACTGTgacctaaaatatagtatttcattccattAGGAAGGTGAATCTGCAGcgagtagcctatatatagaggctaaaacgAAACAACAAAGGacaacaactcttcaatcaatctCAACGATGATCAaagcctctctagagcaaacctaccttcaacctagttgaaacaagcgaagcaagggtaacgccctcgcaacccagcgaagctaaagtcccgctttagcaaacccgtgctttctcctacttcctggtgattgctctgcttagtttACAACAGTAAGTATCGACTCGGTGACGTAAGAGATCACACCACAAGTCCTTATTCGTAAGGCAATAAGTCATTTTCTGAAAGGCATAGGAACCTGGTGACGAGGCTGGTTCTCTCATCGTCCACGGTGTTTGAttaagaagtcaggtcaagggacaccccgaTGACTACACCAAAATATGTTGGCACGCtcactcaaaagagacagtttgctacccaaactggttttggagccaaacagagaGGATGAGCTAGCTCTGATGAGTTTGATCGATGTCACCCTGCGGCCTCCTCAACCCGTTAATCATCTCTTAAATCTATAGTTTATTGCACTAATTTAGAAATTTTACTATAAGTCATTTTTGCTTAGTTGAATGTTCTTTACAAGCAATCTTGCTCTTAAACATACACAACTTGGTACTTCATGGTAACAATACTTGCAAACTGACAGGCAACTGAATAGATGTCCGCAAAGATTGCAAATGAATAAGCGACACAGCCAAATCACCTAGAAGGTGGATAACCAGGTGGAGGATATCCAGCGGGAGGATAGCCTAAAGCCTGCTGAGGTGGATACCCATAGGGTTACCCGTATGCCGGTTGAGGAGGATATCCGACATTGGGAGGAATTTGTAGATCAATGCGAGACATCTGCTGAAACTGAGGCACTGCCATTGGTTGGGGTCCAAACATGCCATCACGCTTGTCCATTTCGATCTTGTGTTGTGTCTGCATACATGCACACACACTGCACAAGAAATCAAATGTAAGATCACTGACTTGCAGTCCACCTTGGTGGAGAAAGATCAATGGGAAAAAGAGAACTCACCTGCAGTACACCAAGTCAGACAAACAGTTCAATAACTGAGACGCCTCTGAGATTTCCTTTCTTCCAACGAGCCTTGCAACTATAGAGAAAATACATGCAAAATGTCGTAGGCAGACCATGAAAGCCTGATAACAAGAGGAATCATGACTAAAAAGTTAAAAGGCCGCATTACTTTAGATTAACTCACAAAAATAGATCTGCTGAGTGAGAGTTGCTCAGGGTCTCCGCTGAATGAGAGTTGCAATGTGTGTGCAAATGGTTGACCCTGTGAGTGTGTGAGCATACAGGTGCTTGTGTGTGTTATGTGTACATGAGAAAAACATGATAGAGAGGTACAATGATGCAATTATCACACTGCGTGGTCTGAATATTAAATTCATCTTGCAACAGAAAGCGAGTTGAAGCCACGGATTGCCCAAAGCACAAAAACACCTGGAACATCAAACATAGAAATGACATTAAAATCTAAACAAGGAGAAGCTCTCTGCAGCTGCAAGTTCAACGTACTGTTCAAGTTACAAAATACTGAAGTATTGAATAAATTTTTACTGATCGTAATTTCAAATCATTCTCAGTTATTGCATAGGAAAGAGTGCTAATCATGTTTTGCATAGTTGCCGGGGGCTGTAAACTTATGGCTAAAATTGTTCAGGGAAGCATGGATACCATGGGTAATGCCAGAGATGTGTTATTCTTGGACATTGGCTTTAGTGGAGGACAGGACCTATAGGATTTGCAACTTGAGTTATCTGGATAGAAATGGACGAATTTTTTAGGATTACAGGGGACAGATGCGGAGAAGTTGTATGATACTGTTAATTCTGTTATCCTAGTCATCTCTTTGGGCTTCTATCACAATGGTCTTTAGGGATGTTCATCTACCTGCCATTTGTTAGATTGTTAGGTAGCTTTCAgaaagtttttcttctttctgtagtGAAGCTTATTACTCCCTCGAATTCACCTTCCTAAAGCAAATTTTGACCCTCAAGTACTCCTCATGAAGAACTGATATGATTGCTCATTGGAAACTTCATTAAGGGATAGAGCTAGGTCAAATCTAGCAAATTTGATGATATTTAGGACTGATGGCATTGAGATAGCATGTGAATTGGCTTCTCTGTACTGCATTTAATACATGCATCTATATTCTGCTAATTAGAAACAACAGATCCCCTTTCCTTGTTATGTTTCGGATCTCAGCAGTAGTTGCTATCCTCAGCGCTTCAAGAAACTATAGTATAGACAGTATAGGTTCTGTCGTACGTGCAATAACAACAACTTAGATTAGCTATATCAATTTTTTAACTTTAATCTGAGTCGGTCTGATTTTGATATGTCATTAAGGGTTAGTCTAGAGTAGATGGCAAAAGTTATTAAGAGACATGTACTTACAGAAAAAACTCGATGTCTTTTGAATTTCATTAAACTGTAAAAGTCATCTATAGTTACTAGGTGACTAGAAGTGTGTCCACTCTCTATCAAAGGCATCACCCAAAGAAGCATTGAGAAAATTGTAAAATCTACTAGACTGAACTAAAAGTATTACAACACTAAATACAAGAGAAAGTCCAATGTGTAAGGAGACTAGATTGTAGGTAAGAACCATCTTAAATCAAGTTGAATATACCTCAGTGGCCAGGCAAAATTCAGGGCATTTACTTTCCCCACATCTACCACTGCAGGGCATATAACCAGCACAGCATACATATCTACAACAAACGAATGGACATAAATCAGAACAAAGGCTGAGAATACTTCATTCTAGAGTTCCAAGGAAATGAAAGGTATATATTACCTTGACATGTCATTGTAAAGAGCTCTTTTCCGGAGCAAGTATGATGCACACGGGGCACTACAAGGAAACAAAAGTACAAGGCACTATATATAATTGTagccaaaattcatcatttcaaCCCATAAATATTGAGAAATGAAAATTGCAAGTCAACAATTAAGGACCAAAGTAAGtaaatatagatatatatatatatatatatatataaaataataataaaagcaGACTTCCAAGGTTGAAGCGCAAAGGGTGGTGCTCAGAAGACAATGCATGAGtacatttaattaattaatttcataaGATGGGATAACAGAAATTTGCTCACCAGATATGCACCACAATTCACAAGACAAGACCAGTATTTACACTAAACCAAAAGGTATAAGATAGAATCTGCTTTCATTTTATATGACGAGAAATAGTGTAATTGGGTTACTACACATGTCCTACTACATGTTAATCAGTATTCCTCAAATGATGACCCATATGAAACAATGTCCTTGTAGATGAACTGGGACACGCAATATATTATACCTAGTCTTATGACTCTTATCACGTAGAACCCCCTaatgattttgttttgtttattcttAACGAGTCGAATCATTTGAGAATAATAGCTCTCAAATGACACACAGAAATCCAATAAGCAAGAGACTCGAAACAATTCGCAGTTCAAAGAAACCATTTCGTGATTAAGAGTTTACACATATCCAGGAACTAGTCCGCGATTTTGATGCCAATGAAATTCTTATcaacatgaagaaaaaaaacaaaaatcgaaGTCAACGAAGGTAAGAGAAAGTCAACGGAAGAAGATAAACAACAGCGAATCGTGAAATTGAAAGCTAATTCAGGTCTACCAGAAAGCAAAGCAAAGAATCGAACAATCAACAAGTAATCGAAGCAGATCAAGATCGCTCACCAAAAAAACGAGAAGCAGCAATCTGCAGCAAACATTCAAAGCCTATCAGACACATAATCATCAGAGGTAAATGTACGAAGAATTTCGAgttggaaagagagagagagagagagagagagaaagagagagagagagagagagaattacagCGAGTATCGGCCTGAATGGTTCTCATGAGGTCAGAGAGCCAGAGATTGCGGTAGCTCTGGCGTAACTGCATCTTCTCCATGTTCGCCTGAGACGCCCTCATGGCCGCCGATCCgagctcagagagagagagagagagagagagattggagGGGCAAAATGAAATAGACGTTaagagaaaattttgaaattattcTATATATAAAGCGGGGAATGTAACTGTTACATTGTTCCTAAGAGTTGGAAAAGGCGTTTTTGTCCTCACTGTTCGAGGAGCCGTGTCTGTCCTTGCTCTTCTCAGTGTTGGATAGGCATAAGCATAACAGTTAGGTTTCAAACTCAGTGAGTGGGCCGgctttttttataataaatacAAAGGAAGTGACAATGCTTATAGGGGAAAACTTTGAATATTATAATAAATACAAAGGAAGTGACAAGGAAGAGTGGGCCGGCTTTTTTTTATtgatcagtattaattaagcaaacaatCCTTAGGTCTCGTTTGATTGGCGGAAAGGAAACTAGTTCCTTTGTTTTTCcaatgggaagggaaatgaactTTCCGAAGAACTTTctattccgatgtttggtaatgtaaggaaagttattcggaaagttgttaaaaagtatgtaattaattaaataaaataatatgttgtgagtaataaatgcaaggaaagaagggggaaagtgattcctttggaGTATGGAAGGAACCATTTTCCCCCAtattttcctttgcttcaggaaagtatttccttgccttttgcatcccaaacacaggaaaggaacaactttcctttcctgatgcttactttccgcgaaccaaacgaggccttaaaGTAATTGCCCTTCGTTTATTACATTGCTTAAACTTAAAATATCAGACATGCTAGAAAATAGGTTAAACTTTGGCCACATTCCAAATCGATAAGCCATGtattaaggaaacaaaaaagaaaaaaacagtagATAATAACAAAATCAATCGGCGATTCCCACATccaaatcccaaaaaaaaaaaaaaacaacaacaacatataCACGTTCCatgaaaaaaacaacaacataatttTGCTCTTTGGTTTTATATTTTGACATATAATTAGAGCTTACCATGTGGATGCAATCAAACCTAACGGTTTAAAATAGCTAATGGACAATCTCAGActgcatcttcttcttcttcttcttcttcttcttctctctcctctctcttctctcgccTTGAAATTTATCAATTAATCTTTGATAGAACATAGGCAGCCAAGTGTTCTTTGTCTTCAATCTTCACCAACTACCCTCTTCTCTCACTCTTTGTCTTTTGAACCTagttcttcaattttggatCTAACCCAGTTCATAGTTTTCAATTTGTATTGCCATGTTTGATTGTTAGCTTCATAATCTTGGTTTTTGGATGAGAGATCTTGAAGGGATATATTCATTCAAATTTGGCTGAGGGAAGATAAGCTTAAAATCATCTGCTCTTTTTGGACTGAGCTAactacaaataaaataaaataaaataaagacatAGTGAATGGATTGAGTATCAGCAGGAACGCATGAGCAAGAAGACTAAGGTGGTTGATTACATTGGTgcggaaaaaaggaaaagaagaaaaactaagagagagaaagagagagcaaccactgagaaagaagagaagaacaagagagagaaggaaataaaatagaaaatgaaaagCCAGATTTATTGTAGGCCATTAGATCTAACAATAGAAACGTGCCTTCATCTCTTTAAAAGCTTAGGAATCTCAGGTGAATTGAAAAAGTTGCTCAGGAGATGATCTGCTCCCTTAACTACATGCTACAATTCATTTCTTTATGCCCAAATTTAAGCGATTACGTTCATCCTCCCTCTCACTGCAAACACAACCATTTGAAGAGAGAATTTTGCGTGGGGCAGTCGCACGACCACGTGGTGGGGTGGACCAATCACTGTCCAGTAGGGGGGGTATTTTGGATATTGCACTTTAGAGAGCAAGGGCAGTtttagaaaagagagaaaatttcatttcttctGATTTGTTGGCCCTAAAGCCACATGGTGGGGAAACCCCACCAAAGAATTTATCCCATTTGAAGTTACCAACTATATCTATGACGACCTTTTTTACTGCAGCCAGCAcgtctttatttgtttttgctaCTAACTATATTGTTCTTTTTACAGAGATTCTTCACTTATTTTGGAGATGAGTCGCAAACAAAACCACAAGGACAATTTTGACCTTTCATCTTTTGGTAATCTCTCGACCAATGCCCAGCCCTTCTTTTTAACGTGTTGTACACCTTCTGCTTAAAAAATGGAAATAGAAATAAATTTCAATGCATAACTAATGTTATTCAATAGCTGACCAGGTTTTAGTGCGCAGGTTATTATGATTAACTTTCTAAAAGCAGGCGAATTCCCAAATTCCCACAAGTAAGGAGATAGAGATAACGGGAAGATAATGGAGTGGGAGACATGAATTTCGAATATGGCAACAGGCTTCTATTCCCACAAGTAAGGATGAGATGAATTTTCTCATTCCTCATGGTGAAAAAGGGTGGGGTTGAATTCATGGTGggagagagaataaaaaaacagaaatcAGGATTAGTTAGATCAACCAAGTCGAACCCAAAGGGGAAATGAAGGGAATATTTCATGGTTAGGTGAAGGGAATCAATTGGGCCTTATCAAACGTGGAAG contains these protein-coding regions:
- the LOC112177240 gene encoding uncharacterized protein LOC112177240; this encodes MRASQANMEKMQLRQSYRNLWLSDLMRTIQADTRYCCFSFFCAPCASYLLRKRALYNDMSRYVCCAGYMPCSGRCGESKCPEFCLATEVFLCFGQSVASTRFLLQDEFNIQTTQCDNCIIAFMVCLRHFACIFSIVARLVGRKEISEASQLLNCLSDLVYCSVCACMQTQHKIEMDKRDGMFGPQPMAVPQFQQMSRIDLQIPPNVGYPPQPAYG